One Salvia splendens isolate huo1 chromosome 12, SspV2, whole genome shotgun sequence genomic window carries:
- the LOC121759471 gene encoding PTI1-like tyrosine-protein kinase 1 isoform X1 has product MDNPRGLAPPPGHFVRLENKSAAEDNLYLSKRTRMRRWLCCTCQVEESYQPDENEHLKSPRDNGDGYQRGSKVSAPVKPEVQKAVPPIEVPSLSLEELKEKTDNFGSKSLIGEGSYGRVYFAQLNDGKEVAVKKLDVSSEPDSNAEFLTQVSMVSRLKHDNLVELLGYCVDGNIRVLAYEFATMGSLHDILHGRKGVQGAQPGPTLDWMQRVRIAVDAARGLEYLHEKVQPSVIHRDIRSSNVLLFEDYKAKVADFNLSNQAPDMAARLHSTRVLGTFGYHAPEYAMTGQLTQKSDVYSFGVVLLELLTGRKPVDHTMPRGQQSLVTWATPRLSEDKVKQCVDPKLKDYPPKGVAKLAAVAALCVQYEAEFRPNMSIVVKALQPLLKSTVPAPET; this is encoded by the exons ATGGACAATCCGCGTGGTCTG GCACCTCCTCCCGGTCACTTTGTACGCTTGGAGAATAAGAGTGCTGCTGAAGATAATCTTTATTTGAGTAAGAGAACAAGGATGCGTAGGTGGTTGTGCTGCACCTGTCAAGTAGAGGAGTCCTATCAACCTGACGAAAATGAGCACCTCAAGAGTCCGAGGGATAATGGTGAtg GGTATCAAAGAGGCTCAAAGGTATCTGCTCCGGTGAAACCTGAAGTTCAGAAGGCAGTACCTCCTATTGAGGTACCTTCTCTCTCCCTCGAGGAACTGAAGGAGAAAACAGACAATTTTGGATCAAAGTCACTTATTGGTGAAGGATCATATGGGAGAGTTTACTTCGCACAATTGAACGATGGGAAAGAGGTTGCTGTCAAGAAGCTTGATGTCTCTTCTGAGCCAGATTCAAATGCCGAGTTCTTGACTCAG GTTTCGATGGTATCAAGATTGAAGCATGATAATCTTGTTGAATTGCTTGGCTACTGTGTTGATGGCAATATCCGTGTCTTAGCTTATGAATTTGCCACCATGGGATCTCTTCACGACATTCTCCATG GAAGGAAAGGAGTGCAAGGGGCACAACCTGGTCCTACACTTGACTGGATGCAACGGGTTAGAATTGCTGTTGATGCGGCCAGGGGTTTGGAGTATTTGCATGAGAAGGTTCAGCCATCAGTTATTCATAGAGATATCAGATCCAGCAATGTACTTCTTTTTGAAGACTACAAGGCAAAGGTTGCTGACTTTAACCTTTCAAATCAAGCTCCTGATATGGCTGCCCGGCTTCATTCAACTCGAGTTCTGGGAACCTTTGGTTATCATGCTCCAGA GTATGCAATGACCGGACAGCTGACACAGAAAAGCGATGTTTATAGCTTTGGGGTTGTTCTGCTTGAGCTTCTGACTGGAAGGAAGCCTGTTGATCATACCATGCCTCGTGGACAGCAGAGTCTTGTTACTTGG GCCACACCAAGATTGAGTGAGGACAAAGTAAAACAATGTGTTGACCCAAAACTCAAGGACTATCCACCAAAAGGGGTAGCcaag TTGGCAGCTGTTGCAGCATTGTGTGTTCAGTACGAAGCAGAGTTCCGCCCGAATATGAGCATTGTTGTGAAGGCTCTGCAGCCTCTTCTGAAGTCGACTGTCCCTGCTCCTGAGACTTGA
- the LOC121758029 gene encoding chitinase-like protein 2 gives MAGIAITILALTAAAGFWAAEAESSKQIIEKTVKGQKLCDQGWECKGLSKYCCNQTISDFFQTYQFEDLFAKRNSPVAHAVGFWDYKSFITSAALYQPHGFGTTGGSETQAKEVAAFLGHVGAKTSCGYGVATGGPEAWGLCYNKEMSPDKDYCDDYFKYDYPCSPGAQYYGRGALPLYWNYNYGAAGEALKQDLLNHPEYIEQNATLAFQAAIWRWMTPPKKGLPSAHDAFVGTWKPTKNDTLAKRIPGFGTTMNVLYGDSVCGQGDVDQMNTIISHYQHYLDLMGIGREKAGPHELLTCAEQEPFTVASKSSSS, from the exons ATGGCGGGTATCGCGATCACAATCCTAGCTCTAACGGCAGCGGCAGGTTTTTGGGCGGCAGAGGCGGAATCGTCGAAGCAGATAATCGAGAAAACAGTCAAGGGGCAGAAGTTGTGCGATCAAGGGTGGGAGTGTAAAGGCCTTTCCAAATACTGCTGCAATCAAACCATCTCCGATTTCTTCCAGACCTATCAGTTCGAGGATCTCTTCGCCAAGAGGAATTCCCCCGTCGCTCACGCCGTCGGATTTTGGGACTACAAGTCCTTCATCACCTCCGCCGCCCTCTACCAGCCGCACGGCTTCGGCACTACCGGCGGCTCTGAGACGCAGGCCAAGGAGGTCGCCGCTTTCCTCGGCCACGTCGGCGCCAAAACTTCAT GTGGTTATGGGGTAGCCACCGGAGGACCGGAGGCGTGGGGGCTGTGCTACAACAAGGAGATGAGTCCCGACAAAGACTACTGCGACGACTACTTCAAATACGACTACCCCTGCTCCCCGGGTGCCCAATACTATGGCCGTGGCGCCTTACCTCTCTACTG GAACTACAACTATGGGGCAGCCGGTGAAGCCCTCAAGCAAGACTTGCTCAACCATCCCGAATACATTGAGCAGAACGCCACTCTTGCCTTCCAAGCCGCTATCTGGAGGTGGATGACCCCTCCCAAGAAGGGCCTTCCCTCTGCTCATGATGCCTTTGTGGGGACATGGAAGCCCACCAAGAACGACACTTTGGCCAAACGCATCCCCGGCTTTGGAACCACCATGAATGTTCTCTATGGGGATAGTGTTTGTGGGCAGGGTGATGTTGATCAGATGAACACCATCATCTCTCACTACCAGCACTACCTCGACCTAATGGGCATTGGCCGGGAGAAGGCCGGGCCTCACGAGCTGCTCACATGCGCTGAGCAGGAACCCTTCACCGTCGCCTCTAAATCATCGTCTTCTTGA
- the LOC121758030 gene encoding uncharacterized protein LOC121758030, which produces MRVMASAKSSRFASSNRQCGVGSSIAAALLISPKKPESTEGGMRFLNIEVVDDTALIDTSIFSQQSKKTTRPRKDWKIKKASSYSYSYSYSYSYSRAEMLSLNLHHPHSIKWSQIYHALPASVAAEYDQLLAFSPRPIFTNDGGATAIWKRRSPLKISVH; this is translated from the exons ATGCGTGTGATGGCGAGTGCGAAATCGTCCCGTTTCGCGAGCAGCAACCGTCAGTGCGGCGTGGGAAGCTCCATCGCGGCGGCATTGCTCATCTCCCCCAAGAAGCCTGAATCAACTGAAGGAGGAATGCGATTCCTCAACATCGAGGTGGTCGACGACACTGCCCTCATCGACACCTCCATCTTCTCTCAACAATCCAAGAAAACTACTCGCCCTCGCAAGGATTGGAAAATCAAGAAAGCCTCTTCCTATTCCTATTCCTATTCCTATTCCTATTCCTATTCCAGGGCGGAGATGCTCTCTCTCAATCTCCACCACCCTCACTCTATCAAGTGGTCCCAGATTTACCACGCCCTccccgcctccgtcgccgccgaGTACGACCAGCTCCTCGCCTTCTCTCCTCGCCCCATCTTCACCAACG ATGGTGGTGCTACTGCAATCTGGAAAAGAAGAAGCCCTCTCAAGATCTCTGTGCATTGA
- the LOC121759471 gene encoding PTI1-like tyrosine-protein kinase 3 isoform X2: MRRWLCCTCQVEESYQPDENEHLKSPRDNGDGYQRGSKVSAPVKPEVQKAVPPIEVPSLSLEELKEKTDNFGSKSLIGEGSYGRVYFAQLNDGKEVAVKKLDVSSEPDSNAEFLTQVSMVSRLKHDNLVELLGYCVDGNIRVLAYEFATMGSLHDILHGRKGVQGAQPGPTLDWMQRVRIAVDAARGLEYLHEKVQPSVIHRDIRSSNVLLFEDYKAKVADFNLSNQAPDMAARLHSTRVLGTFGYHAPEYAMTGQLTQKSDVYSFGVVLLELLTGRKPVDHTMPRGQQSLVTWATPRLSEDKVKQCVDPKLKDYPPKGVAKLAAVAALCVQYEAEFRPNMSIVVKALQPLLKSTVPAPET; the protein is encoded by the exons ATGCGTAGGTGGTTGTGCTGCACCTGTCAAGTAGAGGAGTCCTATCAACCTGACGAAAATGAGCACCTCAAGAGTCCGAGGGATAATGGTGAtg GGTATCAAAGAGGCTCAAAGGTATCTGCTCCGGTGAAACCTGAAGTTCAGAAGGCAGTACCTCCTATTGAGGTACCTTCTCTCTCCCTCGAGGAACTGAAGGAGAAAACAGACAATTTTGGATCAAAGTCACTTATTGGTGAAGGATCATATGGGAGAGTTTACTTCGCACAATTGAACGATGGGAAAGAGGTTGCTGTCAAGAAGCTTGATGTCTCTTCTGAGCCAGATTCAAATGCCGAGTTCTTGACTCAG GTTTCGATGGTATCAAGATTGAAGCATGATAATCTTGTTGAATTGCTTGGCTACTGTGTTGATGGCAATATCCGTGTCTTAGCTTATGAATTTGCCACCATGGGATCTCTTCACGACATTCTCCATG GAAGGAAAGGAGTGCAAGGGGCACAACCTGGTCCTACACTTGACTGGATGCAACGGGTTAGAATTGCTGTTGATGCGGCCAGGGGTTTGGAGTATTTGCATGAGAAGGTTCAGCCATCAGTTATTCATAGAGATATCAGATCCAGCAATGTACTTCTTTTTGAAGACTACAAGGCAAAGGTTGCTGACTTTAACCTTTCAAATCAAGCTCCTGATATGGCTGCCCGGCTTCATTCAACTCGAGTTCTGGGAACCTTTGGTTATCATGCTCCAGA GTATGCAATGACCGGACAGCTGACACAGAAAAGCGATGTTTATAGCTTTGGGGTTGTTCTGCTTGAGCTTCTGACTGGAAGGAAGCCTGTTGATCATACCATGCCTCGTGGACAGCAGAGTCTTGTTACTTGG GCCACACCAAGATTGAGTGAGGACAAAGTAAAACAATGTGTTGACCCAAAACTCAAGGACTATCCACCAAAAGGGGTAGCcaag TTGGCAGCTGTTGCAGCATTGTGTGTTCAGTACGAAGCAGAGTTCCGCCCGAATATGAGCATTGTTGTGAAGGCTCTGCAGCCTCTTCTGAAGTCGACTGTCCCTGCTCCTGAGACTTGA